TCATTTAGAGTCCAGTACACCACCAACTGCAGGGGGAGAgaagttgcaaaaaaaaaagattcagatTAACCTTCAGAGGAACATTATCATTAAGTATgaaacagagtgagagctgCAAGTAAAACTGTGTGCCATACTCTGAGGTACTCCTCCAGGTTGTAGATTGTAACTGGGACGTCTTTGCCGCCCTTTTTCAGCTCAATGTTTGGGAATCCTGGAAGGGTGAAATCCAAGCCCAGGTCCTCCACTGAGCAGCCGTTCATGTTCAGGCTCTCCAGTGCCTGCTGAAGGGTCTCCCTCGTCTGTTGCACATgaatacagacaaacacaggttAACAGAGAGCAAGATGGAGGAACAGTGAAGTCACAGTGTTTTTTGAGGAGTAATTTACAGGAATATAACGGAGACTGATGATGGACTTTTAAAAATAGACTTTCATGAAACCTGGGACACCACTCGGAGACCACAGCAGTCCTCTGTGCGGTGCTTTACCTGTGATCGGTCCTGTTCCAGCCTCTTCTTCTGGCGGATAATATCCTCCAAGTGCTGGATAGACTTGGCTACACTGGGATCAATGTTCACCAGGTCGTGGGAGCTTATGGACATCTCATGCCGCAGCATCCACTTATAAAATGGCAGTCCCAGGGGAAGATCCAGCTGGGGAAAGGACCGGGAGGGATGAGTTCAAATAAAAGAACATTTAACaaaacacatacataaaaaGGTATGTGATTATACGTAGGGTGGGCGGTATACTGGTTTTGTCATTGGTGTCGTGTTCTGCCACAACATAGATTTTGCAATACCACCATTACTGTGATAAAAgtttcagcattaaaaaaaaaagagcatctGTGGCTGCCATATGTAAATGTACCTGACTGACATGCACTACGGTATACTAGTGTATGatatactttgggttttctgccgCATACAGCATGTTTATATAtgattttatatattatattttatcaCTGGCAGAAGAGCAGTCCTAAATGCCTATGCTCAGTTGAAAATACACTATTAACTAcgaacagaaaacagatgttACCAGTCTGAAGTCCATAATGGCTTTGGCCATTAGCTTTCCTAAGAAACGGAACTTCATTTTGATTTTGGCTATGTGTGCTGGTTTGGTCGTCCTGCCGAAGGGAACAGCAAACAGTCCTCTGGTGCTGAACATGTACTTAGTTCCTTCTTGGCTTCCTGTTGGggcaaagacacacatattGTCAGAGTATGTCAGAGAACAGTGCTTCATATACCACTGCACAAGCATTTATATCTACATTCAGTTCAACTGTATTCAGAAAGAGCATTCTAATCATGGGCTCATCTGTTACGACATccctaaaatgcatttttgtctGTAAAGTAATTTTATGAATGTCTGACCAATAAGCACACAACATCCTCAAACATGTACGAATGTGTCCCACACTGATCACAACATGAAATGCGTTTCATCATATCCTGCATGTGTCTGAGGGTTTACAGTTGGAGATCTAATCATGGTACCTTTAGGATTGGCCAGCGTGACCTCTTCACCCCTCCACAGGCCGAGATCAGCCCGCTGGAGCTCCTGAGACACCAGAGCGTAGAACTCCAGAGTGGGGCCAAGCCCCGTGCCAACCTGACAGAACATAGGGATGAGACTCGCTTGTccaaaaactaaatgaaaaacattttacttGGAAGTGAAGATTCAGTATTAACAAAACAGATACTACAGGTACCTCATTCTCATACTGAATCTCCAACATTGCCCTTGAGCTGCCAAGGTCCTGCATCACAGACTCGGCCTGTTTTAGCAGCTCATCGCGGTTTATCGTCCTCTGAAAACACAAGAGGTTCAAGTCAGGTcggaaaaaaaactgaaagataTCTTtgagaagtggaaaaaaattcagaaacaaaatacttcaaaagacaaaaaagccACAACACAATTCAAATTCCATTCAGATACAACAGACACTGATGGTGGACTGCATCACATGCAAAGATACATGGGATTAATAGTTTAATATATTGTACCTTCTTTCTGTCAAGACGTGGTGCAACTCTGCTGTCCTGAgaatctgattggttgatctCAGGGTTTGTGTCTAGTAGGCGTTGCATGGCTCTGTCACGATCAAAGGCAGTTACATAGAATAACATCTGCCGGGTGTCAAAGGGAAAGAAGAAcgggctgcagagagagagagaataatgTAAGTGAGAACCAAATCCTACCAGCCAAACATGCCAACCCCTGCTTTGGGTGAAAAGTGTGAAACATTTACCAGGTCTTTCCAAGCTCAATGAGCCAAGTAGGTATGTTTCCCGTCATGATGACCAGCGGGTCTTGTAGCTGACGGTTAGCTTTGGCTGTCAGCTTACTGTTTATGAACTCACTGGTGGGGATGATCTCCTTACACACAGCATTCTGCAAAACGACCAAACAACTGTTAGATTTCATGTCATGAACCTATGAACAATACTGACTGCATGTAGGcctgagaaaaatacatttggaGAAATTCATCCATCCAATCAGGACAATATTTCATTTGGTTACTGAAGCAATATCAAAATGCATCTGTATTGTGTATAATTCAACGACTATAGCTAACTTTCACACATTTAGAAACTGATGCAAGCGTTAAATCATGTTAATTATTCAAGTAACTCAGGAGCCTGGTCCAATTTTCACAACGATACTCCATCTCTAATTCTTCAAAGTGACTTGGACAAAAACAAGGTGCTGCTTTCTTCTTGTAATGCTTTAGGAGAGACTTACATCATACAAGTAGAACCAGTATCGACTGATGGAGTGCAGGACCCTCAGCAGCAGGTTGACCTCTAAAGAGGGGTCATCAAAGGTTATGGTCTCTGGTGGCTCCGAAGTGAGGTATGTCTCTAAAGGATTGATGACACTGGGACACACACCATCTGCAAGTGATGGAATTAACAGTGGTCACAAGGTTGACTACACATATTCAGACTGTGTGATTTTAACACTGATCTACATACACATGCAAATCTGCACTGGACCACGAGACTTAAGATTCTCACCATGCCACAGCTCATCTTGCTTCTTGGCGTTGCGAGGTGAGGTTTTGGTGGGAGCAGTCTGGGCTCGGCCCCTCTTTCCACCCACAGCGTCTTTGCTGCCGTCCTCGTCTTCTCTCACAGGCTTATACCTGTCAGGAAACAAGACTCCACAGTTTGTCTCTGGATGCTTTGCTGGGTATGCACATCTGCTGTTACACCAGAAACTGCCTCCTTTCAACTCTTTATATTTataacaccacaaacacaaataatacaaaaattaCTTGGAGGACCTCTTCTGTAAGgaaggtgaagaaaaaaaaaaaaaaccttctgcATCCATAAAGAACcagttcagatgttttttttaaaaatggtttTTACCATATTGTGTGCGTTTTGGTCCAGATTCCTGCTCGCCCTAACGGGTTTGCCTCATCGTCCGTTgactctctttcttcctctgcctgaAGACTGTACTGCCTCACGGCCTGGTATACTGTCATGTTGTATGGTAGCAGGTGGTCACCAATGTAGAACTGTAGTCTGTGACGTACACTGCCAGAATTCAGGAACTGTGCCGCCTATGTaacaaataaatgacatacTGGTATTACATATACGTTTCATCCATACTGCTGAAGTGATGGCAGGACTAGCTCTAAACACCCATCAACACAGGATTAAGTGTGTAAAGATTAAAAGATGAGCCTCATTTGGCATGAACAGCATCACATACAAGTGATTCATCGATTTCATCATCTGAACCGTCATCATCActgtcttcatcctcttctcgGATTCGGCCGTACCCTGTACAGACAAGATTGCAAGTTATTAACCCCACTGAAAAAAACCCGAAATAACCCTCTACAAAAATCTTGCTGAAGTCACTCACCTCTAACAACAAGATATCTCTCAATGGCTTGCACCAGGGCCAGGGGGTCTATCTTCACAGGACCGCCTTTCCACTGTTTGACATTAGTGCAATCTGGATGTCTCTGCAGGTGACACTTGAGCTGATGTGTGTTAAAGAACTTCAGTGCCTGAGAGCCCCTGAAGCGACAAattagaaatacatttttaaaaatgtacacCAAACAGTGTAAACGTGTTTAAATATAAAGTCATTTtgattaaaacataaataataaaccCACACACCTGCTGCCATTGCCGTTGCCGCTGGGGAAATCATGCACTTTGACTGGGAACTGCTCCATTTGGCTCAGGCAGCTGTTCATTTTGTGTACAAGTGCCAGGTATGGCCCATTTTCTGATGGGTCCAAACGACCAACAGGCTCCATTCCTGGAACCTGTAAACCAAATGAGAGGAGAAGATTAAAATTCAATTCATCAAAGTCCTGAAATTCTTTGACAACATAACATGTTTAGTCTCTCACCGGACAGCCAGCGAACACATTGAGGAACCTCTTGAGCCGCACATCGCGGCTGAGCAAGTCCCTGTCGGTGTTGGAGGTCAGGTAGACCAGGAGCTGCTTCACCAGCCCACTGTGCTGGATCTCGAAAGACGACACATCGGATTCTGATACAATACTGGAGATCTCCACCAGGCACTCCAAACCACCGTCCACCTGGAAACGCAAATGTAACTCAAATGTCTCAGCGCTGTCATGAAAGATCACTTCATCCAGTCAATTTTAGCTGTTTCACTCTGTGTACATATAGCATTAACAGGAGCTGACAAAGGTTTGCAACTTACCAGCTTTATCAACTTTAAGAAAAACCTTGCAAATATGGGAGTGTATGTTTTACCTGCAGGTTAAGCTGCTCGGTGGCTGTGCAAAGTCTCTGGAGTACATTCAATGCAGGGTTGCTGCCATCCACATTTTCGGAGTTGAAGTATCGCTCCACAAACTTACTTGCCTGTTCTTTGATCCATGCCTTTATTTTGTCTCTACaaaagaatacaaaaaaaaattaaaaattaaattcaTTGATtatcaacagcagcacacaccaCTAACCCAAGCAGCTAGTGACTGAACATTCTGCATTAATACTTTAAGTCAATCACAAGAAAGGGAGGATGATTTGGATAATACAGGAGTGGAAAACAGGGAAACCATATTTATGTCATCATCGTACCTGTTATTTGAAATTGAGTCCTTTGGAGGTGCCCGTGCCAGGCCACTCACTCCCGCTGTGCGTGAGGGCTCTGAGTTGGCATTGTTGGTCTGGGCACCCAGTTTGCCCCAGGTCTTGGGATTAAGACTGGCCAGGAAGGACGATTTGGGTGACTGAGTACTGGTAGGGCTCTTGGCTATAAAGAACCCAAAAAGGAGATTAGGAATGCAGAATATAGACGACAAAATACCATTTCACCTCAATGACCACTAGGGTGTGCTTATAGAAATTACTGAATGAATGTAGTAAACCTGCTGAACAATTCAATCTGCCATAAATTACCAAATTACTTCCAATCTCGTGGTTATAAAATTGAAAGCTTCATCACTCATTGTTCATGCAAGAGTTAGCCGCTTGTAACAACAAGACAATAGAAATCTACACAGTCGCTCAGTGatacaaaatacagaaaacagtGAGAGCAATATTTTACTGATGTTACTCCTTTGTTTTGGATAGCAGGTGGTCCTATAGTGGCATATTCATGTGTCAATGTGTCAACTGGGGCTCTTCCACCATCACACATACTGACACTTCAACTTACCCTGATTGTCTACTTTATCATCATCTCTTGGGGGAGAGTATTTGGGCCTTCTGGGCCCTCTTTTAGGTAGCCGTTTCCTCTTTAGGACATCACTTAATCGCCTTagtgaggagaaaatgagcaaTAACtaaacatacatacattgaAACACACGGATAAGCAGTAACATACATGAGTTActgagtaaacacacaaatacgCTCTAAGGCTTAgactttcagtttcaaactGAATCTGTAGAGTTTAGTTGGCAGGCAGCAAGATCAGCTCCAGCTGTTTTAAGGTGTTTCAGGGGGCAATTTGCATTTATGAGCTAAAGTTTCCAGTGCGACACTGAATTTGGGCCTGTGCAAgaaatttatttttaaaacacttAAACAGCCAAACCAAAGCCACACACGGCCACATACTCACCCCTGTGGGCTGAGGTCCAGTGAGTCGTCCATGCTGTGTTGGAAGCTGGGTGAGCCCAGATCAGGAGTTGCATTATTAGCAGATGTGGTGGATGCAGTGCTGATGGTAGTAGTGCACAAGCTGGCAGTACCACTCGGGCAAGCCTTCGGGGGACTAGTGACTAGAAAGCTCTCAGACTCTGACAGGTTCTTCACCTGGTGCATCACGCCtggaagagaaaggagaaaggctGGCATTACACACTGTCTTAAGCCTTAAAAATCTAGCAGCAACACACTGCAACTTCTTGGCAGTCAGTAAAGAGTCACTTGGATGTGGCTGAGGGCTGTGGATCAATGTAAAGGAAAACACTGGCAGCAAcgcattttactgtcaaaatagGATTATAGGCTACCTTCTCTTCTGAAATAGACACTGAAGACATCGGGCAGCTTCTGCATGAGGATCTCAGCCATCTGCAGAGAACCTACTACAATCTTCAGGTCCTGGCTGGATAGCATGGAGGCAATGTGACtgtagaaataaacaaataaatgctgaAAGTCAATTTACATTAAACTCAAGGGCTGTCATCAGCAATTCTCTGGAGTCTTTGACATTTaagcattttttattattattattattacaaagaAGCTATTAACCTCCTTTAAGACAACCTTCAAAACCTATTTGATGTCAGCGTTACCTGGACACAGCATGGTTCCTCAGCACatccttcagcagctctgcatcaGCAAAGTAGATGATCCTGAGGATGGCTCTAAGGCACTTGTGTCTGACAGCAGGGCCAGCTGATGAGCTGTATACCTCATACAAGACCCCAAACAGAGTTTTGATAAAGCACTTTGCTAGCTCAGGGTCCTCCTTCATCAACTGGGCTCGTGCGTCTTCTCGACGAACCTCCTGGTGACTCCCTGGAGACAGGTTCATTTACTCAACAACAGTGCGATGGCTCCTCTTTTATTTcaatataaaatacaacacagtgTCTCAGCGTCACTGAGATGTGTATTACCTGTATTGGGGTTGGCAAGAGGATTTGGTTTCCTCTGGATACCGCGTGCTGTTCCTGTGTCTTCGTTGATCTGCTGCATAGAGTTGAAGTCAATTGTGTACACACGGCCCAGGGTTGACAAGCTGATCTCATCCTCCCCGTTCTGGTGAGCCGTCTGCAGGGCAAGATAATCATCAAATGCACTCCCAATATCAGTATCACATATGGATACGCCCCACGAAATTTTGTGTGTAAATACACTGGGAGATGCTGACACACATAATGTTGTCAAGTAATGCAAAGCCACATTTTAAGAGATTCAGTGCATTATTCATACTTCAAATGGTTATCTTGTAATGTAGCTCAGGTAAAGAATGACTGGCTACAATAAATTCTGTACTGTGATACAACATATCACGCATGTCAGTTTCAAAGACACAGAATGTGGGAGTAACTTCTCTGATGCATTTATACCTCAATGATGCGGCTGTCAATGCGGTTATAGGGATGCCACAGTCCCCGGTCGTCCCTCCACTGCCAGATTGCTC
This genomic interval from Chaetodon trifascialis isolate fChaTrf1 chromosome 9, fChaTrf1.hap1, whole genome shotgun sequence contains the following:
- the trip12 gene encoding E3 ubiquitin-protein ligase TRIP12 isoform X2, with protein sequence MSNRPNSNPGGSLRRSQRNTAAAQPQDHTVAGRSGLTLSVASFVLQDEPEAAGTSEQERPGHQSKSEGTRGLKRSEAPDQISTFGPTPAKKSKSLPPPRDNTSETKKGPAKSKKRSLASEPPASSGRGQSKKSGATGASPIQKRKKADSLPGLSSTAGSLPNRTEGRTAKPTKLASKSAASAKAGCSNVTDSSSSASTSSSSSTTGTNSATTQGARVKQGKDQTKARRSRSASSPSPRRSTRDKEQAKTASSSKFEWAARFNPKVNLPKPKLSLPGSSKTETSKPGPSGLQAKLASLRKSTKKRSESPPAELPSFRRSTRQKTTGSCASTSRRGSGLGKRGAADARRQEKMADSDNNQDGANSSAARTDEASQGASASSSVAGAVGMTTSGESESDDSEMGRLQALLEARGLPPHLFGPLGPRMSQLFHRTIGSGASSKAQQLLQGLQATGDESQQLQAAIEMCQLLVMGNEETLGGFPVKSVVPALITLLQMEHNFDIMNHASRALTYMMEALPRSSAVVVDAIPVFLEKLQVIQFIDVAEQALTALEMLSRRHSKAILQAGGLADCLLYLEFFSINAQRNALAIAANCCQSITPDEFHFVADSLPLLTQRLTHQDKKSVESTCLCFARLVDNFQHEENLLQEVASRDLLTNIQQLLVVTPPVLSSGMFIMVVRMFSLMCSNCPCLAVQLMKQNIAETLRFLLCGASNGSCQEQIELVPRSPQELYELTSLICELMPCLPREGIFAVDVMLKKGSAQTTEGAIWQWRDDRGLWHPYNRIDSRIIETAHQNGEDEISLSTLGRVYTIDFNSMQQINEDTGTARGIQRKPNPLANPNTGSHQEVRREDARAQLMKEDPELAKCFIKTLFGVLYEVYSSSAGPAVRHKCLRAILRIIYFADAELLKDVLRNHAVSSHIASMLSSQDLKIVVGSLQMAEILMQKLPDVFSVYFRREGVMHQVKNLSESESFLVTSPPKACPSGTASLCTTTISTASTTSANNATPDLGSPSFQHSMDDSLDLSPQGRLSDVLKRKRLPKRGPRRPKYSPPRDDDKVDNQAKSPTSTQSPKSSFLASLNPKTWGKLGAQTNNANSEPSRTAGVSGLARAPPKDSISNNRDKIKAWIKEQASKFVERYFNSENVDGSNPALNVLQRLCTATEQLNLQVDGGLECLVEISSIVSESDVSSFEIQHSGLVKQLLVYLTSNTDRDLLSRDVRLKRFLNVFAGCPVPGMEPVGRLDPSENGPYLALVHKMNSCLSQMEQFPVKVHDFPSGNGNGSRGSQALKFFNTHQLKCHLQRHPDCTNVKQWKGGPVKIDPLALVQAIERYLVVRGYGRIREEDEDSDDDGSDDEIDESLAAQFLNSGSVRHRLQFYIGDHLLPYNMTVYQAVRQYSLQAEEERESTDDEANPLGRAGIWTKTHTIWYKPVREDEDGSKDAVGGKRGRAQTAPTKTSPRNAKKQDELWHDGVCPSVINPLETYLTSEPPETITFDDPSLEVNLLLRVLHSISRYWFYLYDNAVCKEIIPTSEFINSKLTAKANRQLQDPLVIMTGNIPTWLIELGKTCPFFFPFDTRQMLFYVTAFDRDRAMQRLLDTNPEINQSDSQDSRVAPRLDRKKRTINRDELLKQAESVMQDLGSSRAMLEIQYENEVGTGLGPTLEFYALVSQELQRADLGLWRGEEVTLANPKGSQEGTKYMFSTRGLFAVPFGRTTKPAHIAKIKMKFRFLGKLMAKAIMDFRLLDLPLGLPFYKWMLRHEMSISSHDLVNIDPSVAKSIQHLEDIIRQKKRLEQDRSQTRETLQQALESLNMNGCSVEDLGLDFTLPGFPNIELKKGGKDVPVTIYNLEEYLRLVVYWTLNEGVSRQFESFREGFESVFPLHHLQYFYPEELDQLLCGSKSETWDVKTLMECCRPDHGYTHDSRAVRFLFEVLSSFDAEQQRLFLQFVTGSPRLPVGGFRSLNPPLTIVRKTFESTENPDDFLPSVMTCVNYLKLPDYSSIETMREKLLIAAREGQQSFHLS
- the trip12 gene encoding E3 ubiquitin-protein ligase TRIP12 isoform X1; translated protein: MSNRPNSNPGGSLRRSQRNTAAAQPQDHTVAGRLQSEQVKHKANSPPESRRPNSKASKATASSATGQSRGHSSRRSGLTLSVASFVLQDEPEAAGTSEQERPGHQSKSEGTRGLKRSEAPDQISTFGPTPAKKSKSLPPPRDNTSETKKGPAKSKKRSLASEPPASSGRGQSKKSGATGASPIQKRKKADSLPGLSSTAGSLPNRTEGRTAKPTKLASKSAASAKAGCSNVTDSSSSASTSSSSSTTGTNSATTQGARVKQGKDQTKARRSRSASSPSPRRSTRDKEQAKTASSSKFEWAARFNPKVNLPKPKLSLPGSSKTETSKPGPSGLQAKLASLRKSTKKRSESPPAELPSFRRSTRQKTTGSCASTSRRGSGLGKRGAADARRQEKMADSDNNQDGANSSAARTDEASQGASASSSVAGAVGMTTSGESESDDSEMGRLQALLEARGLPPHLFGPLGPRMSQLFHRTIGSGASSKAQQLLQGLQATGDESQQLQAAIEMCQLLVMGNEETLGGFPVKSVVPALITLLQMEHNFDIMNHASRALTYMMEALPRSSAVVVDAIPVFLEKLQVIQFIDVAEQALTALEMLSRRHSKAILQAGGLADCLLYLEFFSINAQRNALAIAANCCQSITPDEFHFVADSLPLLTQRLTHQDKKSVESTCLCFARLVDNFQHEENLLQEVASRDLLTNIQQLLVVTPPVLSSGMFIMVVRMFSLMCSNCPCLAVQLMKQNIAETLRFLLCGASNGSCQEQIELVPRSPQELYELTSLICELMPCLPREGIFAVDVMLKKGSAQTTEGAIWQWRDDRGLWHPYNRIDSRIIETAHQNGEDEISLSTLGRVYTIDFNSMQQINEDTGTARGIQRKPNPLANPNTGSHQEVRREDARAQLMKEDPELAKCFIKTLFGVLYEVYSSSAGPAVRHKCLRAILRIIYFADAELLKDVLRNHAVSSHIASMLSSQDLKIVVGSLQMAEILMQKLPDVFSVYFRREGVMHQVKNLSESESFLVTSPPKACPSGTASLCTTTISTASTTSANNATPDLGSPSFQHSMDDSLDLSPQGRLSDVLKRKRLPKRGPRRPKYSPPRDDDKVDNQAKSPTSTQSPKSSFLASLNPKTWGKLGAQTNNANSEPSRTAGVSGLARAPPKDSISNNRDKIKAWIKEQASKFVERYFNSENVDGSNPALNVLQRLCTATEQLNLQVDGGLECLVEISSIVSESDVSSFEIQHSGLVKQLLVYLTSNTDRDLLSRDVRLKRFLNVFAGCPVPGMEPVGRLDPSENGPYLALVHKMNSCLSQMEQFPVKVHDFPSGNGNGSRGSQALKFFNTHQLKCHLQRHPDCTNVKQWKGGPVKIDPLALVQAIERYLVVRGYGRIREEDEDSDDDGSDDEIDESLAAQFLNSGSVRHRLQFYIGDHLLPYNMTVYQAVRQYSLQAEEERESTDDEANPLGRAGIWTKTHTIWYKPVREDEDGSKDAVGGKRGRAQTAPTKTSPRNAKKQDELWHDGVCPSVINPLETYLTSEPPETITFDDPSLEVNLLLRVLHSISRYWFYLYDNAVCKEIIPTSEFINSKLTAKANRQLQDPLVIMTGNIPTWLIELGKTCPFFFPFDTRQMLFYVTAFDRDRAMQRLLDTNPEINQSDSQDSRVAPRLDRKKRTINRDELLKQAESVMQDLGSSRAMLEIQYENEVGTGLGPTLEFYALVSQELQRADLGLWRGEEVTLANPKGSQEGTKYMFSTRGLFAVPFGRTTKPAHIAKIKMKFRFLGKLMAKAIMDFRLLDLPLGLPFYKWMLRHEMSISSHDLVNIDPSVAKSIQHLEDIIRQKKRLEQDRSQTRETLQQALESLNMNGCSVEDLGLDFTLPGFPNIELKKGGKDVPVTIYNLEEYLRLVVYWTLNEGVSRQFESFREGFESVFPLHHLQYFYPEELDQLLCGSKSETWDVKTLMECCRPDHGYTHDSRAVRFLFEVLSSFDAEQQRLFLQFVTGSPRLPVGGFRSLNPPLTIVRKTFESTENPDDFLPSVMTCVNYLKLPDYSSIETMREKLLIAAREGQQSFHLS